One genomic region from Paramicrobacterium agarici encodes:
- a CDS encoding tripartite tricarboxylate transporter permease, with amino-acid sequence MDSIDLLLNGFATALQPQYLLYALLGVLVGTAVGVLPGIGPAMTVALLLPLTYTLDPTAAMIAFAGIYYGGMYGGSTTSILLNTPGESASIVTALEGHKMAKLGRGAAALATAAIGSFIAGTLATIALTFVAPYLADWAVSLRPNDYFALMIVAFVTVGALLGSSPLRGIISLMGGLLLGLVGTDVTSGQQRFTFDAPVLADGISVVIVAVALFAVGETLYVASRLRRGPISVVPVTSGWRTWMSRDDWKRSWKPWLRGSAIGFPIGTVPAGGADVATFLSYAAERKLSKRKDQFGKGAIEGVAGPEAANNAAAAGVLVPLLTLGLPTTATAAIMISALQTYGIRPGPLLFDSQPALVWALIASLYIGNLVLVVLNLPLVGMWVKLLQIPRHYLYAGILVFAGFGAYANKFNYREVIILLVLGVVGFFMRRYGYPVAPLVIGMILGPMAEEQLRKSLMISQGDPTYLVTSPFAIGAYVFLALVVIAGLWLRHRQSKLEQRLAAEDLATREREAISVEAHVAEGARRSGPQED; translated from the coding sequence ATGGATAGCATCGACCTTCTGCTGAACGGCTTCGCAACAGCTCTTCAGCCTCAGTACCTGCTGTACGCCCTGCTCGGCGTTCTCGTCGGCACCGCCGTCGGGGTTCTGCCGGGCATCGGTCCGGCAATGACGGTGGCTCTGCTGCTGCCGCTCACGTACACCCTCGATCCCACGGCAGCGATGATCGCGTTCGCCGGCATCTACTACGGCGGAATGTACGGCGGATCGACGACGTCGATTCTGCTCAATACTCCGGGCGAATCCGCCTCGATCGTCACGGCGCTCGAGGGCCATAAGATGGCCAAGCTCGGCCGGGGCGCAGCCGCCCTCGCCACGGCGGCGATCGGATCGTTCATCGCGGGAACACTCGCGACGATCGCTCTCACGTTCGTCGCGCCGTACCTCGCCGACTGGGCTGTCTCGCTGCGACCGAACGACTACTTCGCGCTCATGATCGTCGCCTTCGTGACGGTCGGTGCACTGCTCGGGTCATCACCGCTGCGCGGCATCATCTCGCTCATGGGCGGTCTGCTACTCGGGCTCGTCGGCACCGACGTGACGAGCGGCCAGCAGCGCTTCACGTTCGACGCTCCCGTGCTCGCAGACGGCATCTCCGTCGTCATCGTCGCCGTCGCGCTCTTCGCCGTTGGCGAGACGCTCTACGTTGCCTCCCGGTTGCGCCGCGGGCCGATCTCGGTCGTTCCCGTCACCTCTGGCTGGCGCACCTGGATGTCCCGCGACGACTGGAAGCGATCATGGAAGCCGTGGCTGCGCGGCTCCGCGATCGGATTCCCCATCGGAACGGTCCCCGCCGGGGGCGCCGATGTCGCGACGTTCCTGTCGTACGCCGCAGAGCGCAAGCTCTCGAAGCGCAAGGATCAGTTCGGCAAGGGCGCCATCGAGGGCGTCGCCGGCCCGGAGGCGGCGAACAACGCGGCGGCAGCGGGCGTGCTCGTTCCGCTTCTGACGCTTGGACTCCCCACCACCGCGACGGCCGCGATCATGATCTCGGCACTGCAGACTTACGGCATCCGTCCGGGACCGCTCCTGTTCGACAGCCAGCCGGCTCTCGTGTGGGCGCTCATCGCGAGCCTCTACATCGGCAACCTCGTGCTCGTGGTGCTGAATCTGCCGCTCGTGGGCATGTGGGTGAAGCTGCTGCAGATTCCGCGGCACTACCTCTACGCGGGCATCCTGGTATTTGCCGGGTTCGGCGCTTACGCGAACAAGTTCAACTACCGCGAGGTCATCATTCTGCTCGTGCTCGGCGTCGTCGGGTTCTTCATGCGCCGCTATGGCTACCCGGTCGCTCCGCTCGTGATCGGCATGATCCTCGGGCCGATGGCCGAAGAGCAGCTGCGCAAGTCGCTCATGATCAGCCAGGGCGACCCCACGTACCTCGTGACGAGTCCGTTCGCGATCGGAGCGTACGTGTTCCTTGCGCTCGTGGTGATCGCGGGTCTGTGGCTTCGCCACCGTCAGTCCAAGCTCGAGCAGCGCCTTGCCGCCGAAGACCTGGCGACGCGCGAGCGCGAGGCGATCTCGGTCGAGGCGCACGTTGCAGAAGGTGCGCGGCGCTCCGGCCCTCAGGAGGACTGA
- a CDS encoding dihydrofolate reductase family protein: protein MTTHYYTASSLDGFIASPENSLDWLLKQDIDLEGPMAYPAFIQSMGALAMGATTYEAIQAEEGDDGWPYTRPAFVFTHRQLNASPGADVRFVQGDVRTVHAEMTAAVPGKDLWVMGGGELAGQFADAGLLDEIWVQFAPVTLGAGAPLFPRELDLELVDIARNRAFLCGRYQVKDAL from the coding sequence ATGACGACCCACTATTACACGGCATCGAGCCTTGACGGTTTTATCGCGAGTCCCGAGAACTCGCTCGACTGGCTGCTGAAGCAAGACATCGACCTCGAGGGGCCGATGGCGTACCCCGCATTCATCCAGAGCATGGGCGCTCTCGCGATGGGTGCGACGACGTATGAGGCGATCCAGGCGGAAGAGGGTGACGACGGCTGGCCGTATACGCGACCGGCATTCGTGTTCACGCACCGCCAGCTGAATGCATCTCCGGGCGCTGATGTTCGCTTCGTGCAGGGAGATGTGCGCACCGTGCACGCCGAGATGACCGCAGCGGTCCCGGGAAAGGACCTGTGGGTCATGGGCGGGGGAGAGCTCGCTGGCCAGTTTGCTGACGCCGGTCTCCTTGACGAGATCTGGGTTCAGTTTGCCCCCGTGACGCTCGGCGCGGGCGCGCCGCTGTTTCCGCGCGAGCTGGATCTCGAACTCGTCGACATCGCACGCAACCGTGCCTTCCTGTGCGGCCGCTATCAAGTAAAGGACGCGCTGTAG
- a CDS encoding HNH endonuclease signature motif containing protein → MVDFTDFGKYPGGDDPPAGSAGASANSLSMMVDGIAEQQEMIASMQARVAVLMCEAVRFALRNDRVFVPDDTSSSASRQEWTRRALIAEFAVAFRLSERKIASMMETSEALVTELPETLSALQDGSISLQHAEIMVAQAAGLDREHVRQFESTAIATALSTTPPQFKTAAVSIRERLNPDSAAERKREAVKDRHIHVTSCPNGMGYLDLYGPIEDILSIEAVARNTARSLKAAGDGRTLSQIATDAVLDAVKTGFTVDLPAPAEETSDSAAGGDAGDDAGDKGVTTAGSAAEGVQARRGRLRPTVHVTVPVMTLLGRSAEPGTLDGYGPIDADTARRLAAAAPSFTRLLTHPETGAVLSVGRDRYTVPADLRKAVEIRDETCGFPGCNRPASSCDLDHRLDWQFGGETDFDNLAALCPSHHPVKHETTWSVERTGDGKLVWTSALGRHYVIRPYAGPGYKRVVKFEDTTPETVPAEGQQRARNLPENPPF, encoded by the coding sequence ATGGTTGATTTCACTGATTTTGGGAAGTATCCGGGTGGTGATGATCCGCCTGCGGGGTCGGCTGGTGCGTCGGCGAACTCGTTGTCGATGATGGTTGACGGCATCGCGGAGCAGCAGGAGATGATCGCGAGCATGCAGGCTCGGGTTGCTGTTCTGATGTGTGAGGCAGTGCGATTCGCATTGCGTAACGATCGCGTCTTTGTGCCTGACGACACGTCGTCGTCGGCGTCGCGTCAGGAATGGACGCGTCGTGCCCTGATTGCGGAATTCGCCGTAGCGTTCCGGCTGTCGGAGCGGAAGATCGCGTCGATGATGGAGACCAGCGAGGCTCTCGTGACAGAGCTTCCCGAGACGTTGTCGGCGTTGCAGGATGGGTCGATCTCGCTGCAGCATGCGGAGATCATGGTCGCGCAAGCTGCAGGGCTTGATCGTGAGCACGTGCGCCAGTTCGAATCCACGGCGATCGCAACGGCGCTGTCGACGACCCCACCGCAGTTCAAGACCGCCGCCGTGTCGATCCGGGAGCGACTGAACCCGGACTCTGCGGCCGAGCGTAAGCGGGAGGCGGTGAAGGATCGCCACATTCACGTGACCTCGTGCCCGAACGGGATGGGGTATCTCGATCTGTATGGCCCGATCGAAGACATCCTCAGCATCGAGGCTGTCGCCCGTAACACCGCGAGGTCGCTGAAAGCGGCTGGCGATGGTCGCACACTGTCACAAATCGCCACGGATGCCGTCCTCGACGCGGTCAAGACCGGATTCACCGTCGATCTCCCGGCACCAGCCGAAGAAACCAGCGACAGCGCTGCCGGGGGCGATGCTGGCGACGACGCAGGCGACAAGGGCGTGACGACGGCCGGTTCGGCTGCTGAGGGCGTCCAGGCGCGTCGGGGCCGGCTTCGCCCGACCGTGCATGTCACCGTTCCGGTGATGACGCTGCTGGGCCGATCAGCGGAGCCGGGCACGCTTGACGGGTACGGTCCGATCGACGCAGACACGGCCCGACGGCTGGCCGCGGCTGCTCCGAGCTTCACCAGACTGCTCACCCATCCCGAGACCGGTGCGGTGCTCTCGGTCGGACGTGACCGGTACACGGTGCCCGCGGACCTACGCAAAGCAGTCGAGATCCGCGACGAAACATGCGGATTCCCCGGCTGCAACCGGCCGGCCTCCTCGTGCGATCTGGATCATCGGCTGGACTGGCAATTCGGCGGTGAAACCGACTTCGACAACCTTGCCGCGCTGTGTCCGTCGCATCACCCGGTGAAGCACGAAACAACATGGAGCGTGGAGCGCACCGGCGACGGCAAACTCGTGTGGACATCAGCCCTCGGGCGCCACTACGTCATCCGCCCGTACGCGGGGCCCGGATACAAGCGCGTCGTGAAATTCGAAGACACAACACCCGAGACCGTGCCCGCTGAGGGCCAACAGCGAGCACGGAATCTGCCAGAGAATCCGCCGTTCTAA
- a CDS encoding DUF4440 domain-containing protein produces MSERGDERFERIRAAEIGLLSPETRSDSIRVDQLLHGDFIEIGRSGRRWTRDEIVAMLGSEERGEVPQTDEWHFAELSAGIVLVTYRITGTAVESRHSSVWDITSGQPRVRFHQGTRCA; encoded by the coding sequence ATGAGTGAGCGCGGTGATGAACGATTCGAGCGGATCAGAGCCGCGGAGATCGGGTTGCTCTCGCCCGAGACTCGCAGCGACAGCATCCGAGTTGATCAACTGCTTCACGGAGACTTCATCGAGATCGGCCGCTCCGGTCGGCGGTGGACGCGAGACGAGATCGTCGCGATGCTCGGGAGCGAGGAGCGCGGAGAGGTACCTCAGACCGACGAATGGCACTTTGCCGAGCTCTCGGCTGGAATCGTGCTCGTGACATACCGGATCACGGGAACTGCTGTCGAGAGTCGGCACTCGTCTGTCTGGGACATCACGTCGGGGCAGCCCCGCGTGCGCTTTCATCAGGGAACCCGCTGCGCCTGA
- a CDS encoding LCP family protein, translating into MSERRSTGAPVRHGQQPRRSGVRTGLKVALASVVVIAMSVVGVAAWGVADIFGRLDRGGVSLPGNSGQPLPDVNAIEGGFNLLLVGSDSRKGQGNGFGDPKLLTGQLNDVTILVHVSEDHSNATAISIPRDTFVDVPACPYPQNDDGTVPEGEQAPAGIQKINTTLKHGGLGCTAATVQELTGLTVHYAGAIQFNGVTAMANAIGGVEVCLSEPIVDPKTNLDLPAGDVTLKGETALQFLRTRYGVGDGSDLGRISNQQVYMSALMRKILSGETLSDPVKLYKLARVAADNMTLSNELSNPNTMVSIALALKGMPTENITFVKFPTGSGMRNGQDGEIPVEDAAATLLDAVKADRSLAITGGTGEYGAVPKDGDSSEEPSEPPADNSTGEATDPPSTEGPVELPDSVKGQTAADETCSNGRG; encoded by the coding sequence ATGAGCGAACGCCGCTCGACCGGCGCCCCCGTGCGCCACGGTCAGCAGCCTCGCCGCAGCGGAGTGCGCACGGGCCTGAAGGTGGCTCTCGCTTCGGTCGTCGTCATCGCCATGAGCGTGGTCGGTGTCGCGGCGTGGGGCGTCGCCGACATCTTCGGGCGGCTAGACCGCGGTGGCGTGTCTCTTCCGGGCAACTCGGGGCAGCCGCTTCCCGACGTCAACGCGATCGAGGGCGGCTTCAACCTGCTTCTCGTCGGCAGCGACAGCCGCAAGGGTCAGGGCAACGGTTTTGGCGACCCCAAGCTGCTGACGGGGCAGTTGAACGACGTGACGATCCTCGTGCACGTCTCTGAAGACCATTCGAACGCGACGGCCATCTCGATTCCGCGCGACACGTTCGTCGATGTTCCCGCGTGCCCGTACCCGCAGAATGACGACGGCACCGTGCCCGAGGGGGAGCAAGCGCCTGCGGGCATTCAGAAGATCAACACGACCCTCAAGCACGGCGGCCTCGGCTGTACCGCGGCAACGGTGCAAGAGCTCACCGGGTTGACGGTTCACTACGCGGGCGCCATTCAGTTCAACGGCGTCACGGCCATGGCCAACGCGATCGGCGGCGTCGAGGTCTGCCTGAGTGAACCGATTGTCGACCCCAAGACGAACCTCGATCTGCCTGCGGGCGATGTCACGCTCAAGGGCGAGACGGCACTGCAGTTCTTGCGCACACGCTACGGCGTCGGTGACGGTTCAGACCTCGGCCGCATCAGCAACCAGCAGGTGTACATGTCGGCGCTCATGCGCAAGATCCTCTCGGGCGAGACGCTCTCTGATCCCGTCAAGCTGTACAAGCTCGCGCGCGTCGCCGCCGACAACATGACGCTCTCGAACGAGCTCAGCAACCCGAACACGATGGTGTCGATCGCACTTGCCCTCAAGGGAATGCCGACCGAGAACATCACGTTTGTGAAGTTTCCCACCGGCTCTGGAATGCGCAATGGGCAAGATGGCGAGATTCCGGTAGAGGATGCTGCCGCCACGCTGCTCGACGCCGTCAAGGCCGACCGCAGTCTGGCGATCACGGGCGGAACAGGTGAGTACGGGGCCGTACCCAAGGACGGCGATTCGAGCGAAGAGCCGAGTGAGCCTCCCGCCGATAATTCGACGGGCGAGGCGACGGATCCGCCATCGACCGAGGGCCCGGTTGAGCTGCCGGATAGCGTCAAGGGTCAGACGGCGGCAGACGAAACCTGCTCGAATGGCCGCGGCTGA
- a CDS encoding DHA2 family efflux MFS transporter permease subunit: MDAVVPDARAKRLVLVVAILASFVSFLDGSIVNVALPAIENELGGGLAVQQWVVDAYMLTLGAFILLAGSLSDSFGRGRVLAAGLVWFGVTSLLCAVAPTAVLLIVARALQGIAAALLVPSSLAIITSTFDDDERGRAIGVWTAWTGTAMIIGPLLGGVLVDALSWRLIFGINVIPIVVTLGLMAKMPAQPRPEGRARIDVLGAVLGAVGLGGLVFALIEQQRFGWASPVVAVPLAIGIAASIAFVIWQAKARAPMLPLTLFRARNFWVGNVATVFVYGALSFGTFVIVIYLQQVAGFAATLAGVALMPPTLVMLALSGRMGDLASRFGPRLFMCVGPIVAGLGFALTLTVTPDINYWLQLLPGLLIFGLGLSITVAPLTSAILGAIGPDRAGIASAVNNAVSRVAGLVTVACAALIVGGALDIDGFRRAMIATAVMLAVGGIVSGIGIVNRRLPANAVTLSDSSG, from the coding sequence ATGGATGCTGTCGTGCCCGACGCGCGCGCGAAGAGGCTCGTTCTCGTCGTGGCGATCCTCGCGTCGTTCGTGTCGTTTCTCGACGGGTCGATCGTCAACGTCGCCCTTCCCGCGATTGAGAACGAACTCGGCGGCGGCCTCGCCGTGCAGCAGTGGGTCGTCGACGCGTACATGCTCACGCTCGGAGCGTTCATACTGCTCGCCGGCTCGCTCTCGGACTCCTTCGGCCGCGGCAGGGTTCTCGCCGCGGGGCTCGTCTGGTTCGGCGTCACGTCGCTGCTGTGCGCCGTCGCCCCCACCGCCGTCCTGCTGATCGTGGCCCGCGCGCTGCAGGGCATCGCGGCAGCACTGCTCGTGCCGAGCTCACTGGCCATCATCACCTCAACGTTCGACGACGACGAGCGCGGCCGGGCGATCGGCGTCTGGACAGCGTGGACGGGAACGGCGATGATCATCGGGCCGCTGCTCGGTGGCGTGCTCGTCGACGCGCTCAGCTGGCGACTCATTTTCGGCATCAACGTGATCCCCATCGTCGTGACACTCGGGCTCATGGCAAAGATGCCCGCCCAGCCGCGTCCAGAAGGCCGCGCACGCATCGATGTGCTGGGCGCTGTGCTCGGTGCTGTGGGTCTCGGCGGCCTCGTGTTCGCGCTCATCGAGCAGCAGCGATTCGGCTGGGCCAGCCCGGTCGTCGCCGTGCCGCTCGCGATCGGGATCGCAGCATCCATCGCCTTTGTCATCTGGCAGGCGAAGGCGCGCGCACCGATGCTGCCCCTCACTCTGTTTCGGGCACGCAATTTCTGGGTCGGCAACGTGGCAACGGTGTTCGTCTATGGGGCGCTGAGCTTCGGCACGTTCGTGATCGTGATCTACCTGCAGCAGGTCGCAGGATTCGCCGCAACCCTCGCCGGTGTCGCACTCATGCCGCCGACGCTCGTCATGCTCGCGCTGTCGGGCCGCATGGGCGACCTCGCAAGCCGGTTCGGACCGCGTCTCTTCATGTGCGTCGGACCGATCGTCGCCGGCCTGGGATTCGCTCTCACGCTCACGGTGACGCCCGATATCAACTACTGGCTTCAGCTTCTGCCCGGGCTGCTCATCTTCGGCCTCGGGCTCAGCATCACCGTCGCACCGTTGACGAGCGCTATTCTCGGCGCGATCGGCCCGGACCGCGCCGGCATCGCCTCGGCGGTCAACAACGCAGTCTCTCGCGTCGCGGGACTGGTGACCGTCGCGTGCGCCGCGCTCATTGTCGGGGGCGCTCTCGACATCGACGGTTTTCGGCGTGCCATGATCGCGACGGCGGTCATGCTCGCGGTCGGCGGTATCGTCTCGGGAATCGGCATCGTCAACAGGCGGCTCCCAGCGAACGCTGTGACTCTCTCAGACTCGAGCGGGTAG